In a single window of the Mustela nigripes isolate SB6536 chromosome 17, MUSNIG.SB6536, whole genome shotgun sequence genome:
- the MAP3K10 gene encoding mitogen-activated protein kinase kinase kinase 10, producing the protein MEEEEGGTAKEWGTTPTGPVWTAVFDYEAAGDEELTLRRGDRVQVLSQDCAVSGDEGWWTGQLPSGRVGVFPSNYVAPGAPAAPAGLQLPQEIPFHELQLEEIIGVGGFGKVYRALWRGEEVAVKAARLDPERDPAVTAEQVRQEARLFGALKHPNIIALRGACLSPPHLCLVMEYARGGALSRVLAGRRVPPHVLVNWAVQVARGMNYLHNDAPVPIIHRDLKSINILILEAIENHNLADTVLKITDFGLAREWHKTTKMSAAGTYAWMAPEVIRLSLFSKSSDVWSFGVLLWELLTGEVPYREIDALAVAYGVAMNKLTLPIPSTCPEPFARLLEECWDPDPHGRPDFGSILKRLEVIEQSALFQMPLESFHSLQEDWKLEIQHMFDDLRTKEKELRSREEELLRAAQEQRFQEEQLRRREQELAEREMDIVERELHLLMCQLSQEKPRVRKRKGNFKRSRLLKLREGGSHISLPSGFEHKITVQASPTLDKRKGSDGASPPASPSIIPRLRAIRLTPVDGGGSSSGSSGGGSGTWGRSGPPKKEELVGGKKKGRTWGPSSTLQKERAGGEERLKALGEGSKQWSSSAPNLGKSPKHTPIAPGFASLNEMEEFAEADGGNSVPPSPYTTPSYLTVPLPAEPSPGAPAPLSRPGHGGRRRCELALLGCATLLGAVGLGADVAEARAADCEEQRRWLDGLFPRAGRFPRGLSPPGRSPGRRDDAASGPGLAPSATLVSLSSVSDCNSTRSLLRSDSDEAAPAAPSPPPSPPSTNPLVDLELESFKKDPRQSLTPTHVTAARAVSRGHRRTPSDGALGQRGVPEPAAPRPGPRDPLDFPRLPDPQTLFPTHRRPPEFPGRPTTLTFAPRPRPAASRPRLDPWKLVSFGRTLGISPPSRPDTPESPGLPGMQPTLLDMDMEGQSQDSTVPLCGAHGSR; encoded by the exons atggaggaggaggagggggggacGGCCAAGGAGTGGGGCACGACCCCCACGGGGCCCGTCTGGACCGCGGTGTTCGACTACGAGGCGGCGGGCGATGAGGAGCTGACCCTGCGGAGGGGCGACCGCGTCCAGGTGCTTTCCCAGGACTGTGCGGTGTCGGGCGACGAGGGCTGGTGGACCGGGCAGCTACCCAGCGGCCGTGTGGGCGTTTTCCCCAGCAACTACGTAGCCCCCGGCGCCCCCGCCGCGCCCGCGGGCCTCCAGCTGCCCCAGGAGATCCCTTTCCACGAGCTGCAGCTAGAGGAGATCATCGGTGTAGGGGGCTTTGGCAAGGTCTACCGGGCCCTGTGGCGCGGCGAGGAGGTGGCTGTCAAGGCCGCCCGGCTGGACCCTGAGCGGGACCCAGCAGTGACAGCAGAGCAGGTGCGCCAGGAGGCCCGGCTCTTCGGAGCCCTGAAGCACCCCAACATCATTGCCCTCCGAGGTGCCTGCCTCAGCCCCCCACACCTCTGCCTGGTGATGGAGTATGCCAGGGGGGGCGCACTGAGCAGGGTGCTGGCAGGCCGCCGGGTGCCCCCTCATGTGCTGGTCAACTGGGCTGTGCAGGTGGCCCGGGGCATGAACTACCTACACAATGATGCCCCTGTGCCCATCATCCACCGGGACCTCAAGTCCATCAACA tcctTATCCTGGAGGCCATCGAGAACCACAACCTCGCAGACACGGTGCTCAAGATCACAGACTTTGGCCTCGCCCGCGAGTGGCACAAGACCACCAAAATGAGCGCTGCGGGGACTTACGCCTGGATGGCTCCAGAGGTTATccgtctctccctcttctccaaaaGCAGTGATGTCTGGAG CTTCGGGGTGCTGCTCTGGGAGCTGCTGACGGGTGAGGTCCCCTACCGTGAAATCGACGCCTTGGCCGTGGCATATGGCGTGGCTATGAACAAGCTGACGCTGCCCATCCCCTCCACGTGCCCCGAGCCCTTTGCCCGCCTCCTGGAGG aatgCTGGGACCCAGACCCCCACGGGCGGCCAGATTTCGGGAGCATCTTGAAGCGGCTTGAAGTCATCGAACAGTCAGCCCTGTTCCAGATGCCACTGGAGTCCTTCCACTCACTGCAGGAAGACTGGAAGCTGGAAATTCAGCACATGTTCGATGACCTCCGGACCAAAGAGAAG GAGCTCCGGAGTCGGGAGGAGGAGCTGCTGCGCGCCGCTCAGGAGCAGCGCTTCCAGGAGGAGCAGCTGCGGCGGCGGGAGCAGGAGCTGGCAGAGCGCGAGATGGACATCGTGGAGCGGGAGCTGCACCTGCTCATGTGCCAGCTGAGCCAGGAGAAGCCGCGGGTCCGCAAACGCAAGGGCAACTTCAAGCGCAGCCGCCTCCTCAAGCTGCGGGAAGGCGGCAGCCACATCAGCCTGCCCTCCG GCTTCGAGCATAAGATCACAGTCCAGGCCTCTCCAACCCTGGACAAGCGGAAAGGATCCGATGGGGCCAGCCCCCCAGCAAGCCCCAGCATCATTCCCCGGCTGAGGGCCATTCGCC TGACTCCTGTGGATGGTGGTGGCAGCAGCAGTGGCAGCAGCGGTGGTGGCAGTGGGACATGGGGCCGCAGCGGGCCCCCAAAGAAGGAAGAACTGGTTGGAGGCAAGAAGAAGGGCCGGACCTGGGGACCCAGCTCCACCCTGCAGAAGgagagggctggaggggaggagag GCTGAAGGCCCTGGGGGAAGGAAGCAAACAGTGGTCATCAAGCGCCCCCAACCTGGGCAAATCCCCCAAACATACACCGATCGCCCCAGGCTTCGCCAGCCTCAATGAGATGG AGGAGTTCGCGGAGGCGGACGGAGGCAACAGcgtgcccccctccccctacACCACCCCGTCCTACCTCACCGTGCCCCTGCCTGCCGAGCCCTCCCCGGGGGCGCCCGCGCCACTCTCCCGGCCGGGCCACGGCGGCCGGCGGCGCTGCGAGCTGGCCCTGCTGGGCTGCGCCACGCTGCTGGGCGCCGTGGGTCTGGGCGCAGACGTGGCCGAGGCGCGCGCGGCGGACTGTGAGGAGCAGCGGCGCTGGCTGGACGGCCTCTTCCCCCGCGCCGGCCGCTTCCCGCGGGGCCTCAGCCCTCCCGGGCGCTCGCCCGGCCGCCGCGACGACGCGGCCTCCGGCCCGGGCCTGGCGCCCTCGGCCACCCTGGTGTCGCTGTCGTCCGTGTCTGACTGCAACTCCACGCGTTCGCTGCTACGCTCCGACAGTGACGAGGCCGCGCCGGCCGCGCCCTCCCCGCCGCCCTCCCCGCCCAGCACCAACCCCCTAGTGGACCTGGAGCTGGAGAGCTTCAAGAAAGACCCCCGCCAGTCGCTCACGCCCACCCACGTCACGGCCGCGCGCGCAGTGAGCCGCGGGCACCGGCGGACGCCTTCGGACGGGGCGCTGGGGCAGCGGGGGGTGCCTGAGCCCGCGGCTCCCCGCCCTG GCCCTCGAGACCCCCTGGACTTCCCTCGCCTGCCCGACCCCCAGACCTTGTTCCCGACCCACCGCCGGCCCCCTGAGTTCCCTGGCCGCCCTACCACCCTGACCTTCGCCCCAAGACCCCGGCCGGCTGCCAGTCGCCCCCGCCTGGACCCCTGGAAACTGGTCTCCTTTGGCCGGACACTTGGCATCTCGCCTCCCAGCAGGCCGGACACCCCAGAGAGCCCCGGACTCCCTGGCATGCAGCCCACGCTGCTTGACATGGACatggaggggcagagccaggacagCACCGTGCCCCTGTGCGGGGCCCATGGCTCCCGCTGA
- the TTC9B gene encoding tetratricopeptide repeat protein 9B, producing MQRGALSPVLMLSAAPEPPPRPPPALSPPGPGPRHGSARPSPAPEPSGALGAALDSSLRAAVAFKAEGQRCYREKKFREAIGKYHRALLQLKAAQGARPGGLPAPAPGPSSSPGPARLSEEQRRLVENTEVECYDSLTACLLQSELVNYERVREYCLKVLEKQQGNFKATYRAGIAFYHLGDYARALRYLQEARSREPTDTNVLRYIQLTQLKMNRCSLQREDSGAGAGTRDVVG from the exons ATGCAGCGCGGCGCGCTGTCCCCGGTGCTGATGCTCAGCGCTGCCCCGGAGCCTCCACCGCGCCCGCCTCCCGCCCTCTCCCCGCCGGGCCCGGGCCCCCGCCATGGCTCGGCtcgtcccagccctgcccccgaGCCGTCGGGGGCCCTGGGCGCGGCACTCGACAGCAGCCTGCGGGCCGCCGTGGCGTTCAAGGCGGAGGGCCAGCGCTGCTACCGAGAGAAGAAGTTCCGGGAAGCCATCGGCAAGTATCACCGGGCACTGCTGCAGCTGAAGGCGGCTCAGGGGGCCCGCCCTGGAGGCCTGCCCGCCCCTGCCCCCGGGCCCTCCAGCAGCCCGGGGCCAGCCCGCCTCAGCGAGGAGCAGCGGCGCCTGGTGGAGAATACGGAGGTGGAATGTTATGACTCTCTCACGG CCTGCCTGCTGCAGTCGGAGCTGGTGAACTATGAACGGGTGCGCGAGTActgtctcaaggtcctggagaagcagcagggcAACTTCAAGGCCACCTACCGCGCCGGCATTGCCTTCTACCACCTGGGCGACTATGCACGCGCACTGCGCTACCTGCAGGAGGCCCGCAGCCGGGAGCCCACAG ACACCAATGTCCTCCGCTACATCCAGCTGACTCAGCTGAAGATGAACCGTTGCAGCCTCCAGCGGGAAGACAGTGGGGCCGGGGCCGGGACTCGGGACGTCGTTGGCTAA